One Corynebacterium uterequi DNA segment encodes these proteins:
- a CDS encoding FadR/GntR family transcriptional regulator produces MTAPRRSQTVTGAAVDAIKAYIRDAHLRPGDALPTEAELCDKLGYSRSSVREAVRILSALDIVVVRHGHGTYVSDMSLQPLVNGLVFRTVLAARESLAFLGHVVDAREALDLSLAAELTGAVDAATLSELEDIVDQMRSQVAQGRPFTDEDQRFHQLLLSGVDNTLIKELSQAFWQVHAEVMPLLEMEVVAVENRDRTVSAHQEIIDALRAEDRTRFRAAIRSHYAPLRDVISQSS; encoded by the coding sequence ATGACCGCTCCCCGCCGCTCCCAGACCGTCACGGGCGCCGCCGTGGACGCGATCAAAGCGTACATTCGCGACGCTCATCTCCGCCCGGGCGATGCCTTGCCCACTGAGGCGGAGTTGTGCGACAAACTGGGATACTCACGCTCCTCGGTGCGTGAGGCGGTGCGGATCCTCTCGGCCCTGGACATCGTCGTCGTCCGCCATGGGCATGGCACCTACGTGTCCGACATGTCACTGCAGCCGCTCGTCAATGGCCTCGTCTTCCGGACCGTCCTGGCGGCCCGGGAGTCGCTGGCCTTTTTGGGCCACGTCGTCGACGCCCGCGAGGCCCTCGACCTCTCCCTAGCCGCTGAGCTCACGGGCGCCGTCGACGCTGCGACGCTGTCTGAGCTGGAAGATATCGTCGACCAGATGCGGTCTCAGGTCGCTCAAGGACGACCCTTCACGGACGAGGACCAGCGCTTTCACCAGCTGCTGCTCTCTGGGGTCGACAACACTCTCATCAAAGAGCTCAGCCAGGCGTTCTGGCAGGTGCACGCGGAAGTGATGCCGCTGCTGGAGATGGAGGTCGTCGCCGTCGAGAACCGCGATCGCACTGTATCCGCCCACCAGGAGATTATCGACGCGCTGCGCGCTGAGGACCGCACCCGGTTCCGGGCGGCCATCCGGTCTCACTACGCTCCGTTGCGCGACGTCATCAGCCAGTCGTCCTAG
- a CDS encoding N-acetylglucosamine-6-phosphate deacetylase, translated as MTEPHSTTTLEGRIVTATGVIEHGRLTLNGETIESVEALDSTPEPGAPTFVPGFVDIHNHGGFGGAFPTGSTEDCRKAAAYHLSRGTTTLVASLVSATEEEITAQVERLAPLVDDGTIDGIHLEGPFINPCRCGAQAPSRIQEGDPEMFARILEAAGGRVKSITLAPETAHLPELLELCARYRVIASYGHSDADAPTTHAALAAARESGAVVTATHLFNAMPQIHHRDPGIAAAMINAAADGTAAAELVADGVHLADETVDFVVASAPEHSFAVTDSMEAAGLPDGAYRLGPLEVTVAEGVARLTEGGAIAGGTSTLYDQYLRFAARHGEVAAVRFTATNATEVFAKVSDSLLGGDLVPGARADIVALHPNNQIAAVYHRGKEVSLT; from the coding sequence GTGACCGAGCCGCACAGTACCACCACCCTCGAAGGCCGTATCGTGACCGCCACAGGCGTCATTGAGCATGGCCGGCTAACCCTCAACGGAGAAACCATCGAATCCGTCGAGGCCCTCGATTCCACCCCCGAGCCGGGTGCCCCCACCTTCGTGCCCGGCTTCGTTGACATCCACAACCACGGCGGCTTCGGTGGCGCCTTCCCCACCGGCAGCACCGAGGACTGCCGCAAGGCCGCCGCCTACCACCTCTCCCGCGGAACCACCACCCTGGTGGCCAGCCTCGTCTCAGCCACCGAGGAGGAGATCACCGCCCAGGTTGAGCGTCTGGCACCGCTGGTTGACGATGGCACCATCGACGGCATCCACCTGGAGGGCCCCTTCATCAACCCCTGTCGCTGCGGCGCCCAGGCACCGAGCCGCATCCAGGAAGGCGACCCCGAGATGTTCGCACGCATCCTCGAGGCGGCCGGCGGCCGGGTGAAGTCCATCACCCTCGCCCCGGAGACCGCCCACCTGCCGGAGCTGCTCGAACTGTGTGCGCGCTACCGCGTCATCGCCTCCTACGGCCACTCCGACGCGGATGCGCCCACCACCCACGCCGCCCTGGCCGCCGCCCGCGAATCCGGCGCCGTGGTGACCGCCACCCACCTGTTCAACGCCATGCCGCAGATCCACCACCGTGACCCGGGCATCGCCGCCGCCATGATTAACGCCGCCGCCGACGGCACCGCCGCGGCCGAGCTGGTGGCCGACGGCGTCCACCTGGCCGATGAGACCGTCGACTTCGTCGTCGCCTCCGCCCCCGAGCACTCCTTTGCCGTGACCGACTCCATGGAAGCGGCCGGCTTGCCCGACGGCGCCTACCGTCTCGGGCCGCTGGAGGTCACCGTGGCCGAGGGCGTGGCGCGGCTGACCGAGGGCGGTGCCATCGCCGGCGGTACCTCCACGCTCTACGACCAGTACCTGCGTTTCGCCGCCCGCCACGGGGAGGTGGCGGCCGTTCGTTTCACCGCCACCAACGCCACTGAGGTCTTCGCGAAGGTCTCCGATTCCCTGCTCGGCGGGGACCTCGTGCCCGGAGCCCGGGCTGATATCGTTGCATTACATCCGAACAATCAAATCGCTGCCGTCTACCACCGCGGCAAGGAGGTTTCCCTGACATGA
- a CDS encoding ROK family protein — protein MHDVTLALDVGGTKIAYGLVADTNPREAIAVDSLPSQPAGGAILDQIATAVRRGLANAEEAGLTVVRVGAGLPGVVRAPLGEIVHNGPTIPGWSGSDVRGTITDQLPQPLPIAIHNDVRVWAYGEHRLGAGQRLKGRVLYISLGTGVGGAIIDDGVLLDGPTGSAGEVSEIVCADLRGIADRAENIASGNSLARYYNRLHEVPREQWLSLGRLEWSDPRPGDKRLPEVIDDPLTREIIDGNLRGLGRSIGALSSALDLSGVVLGGGVVGIGELVTAPLVAGIREACLVPQRDMPIVPSSELAHSPLLGAAALARDLAVTIPSTSN, from the coding sequence ATGCACGATGTTACTCTTGCCCTGGACGTCGGGGGCACGAAAATCGCCTACGGTCTCGTGGCCGACACCAATCCGCGCGAGGCTATCGCCGTTGACTCCCTGCCGTCGCAGCCCGCTGGCGGCGCCATCCTCGACCAAATCGCCACCGCCGTTCGCCGTGGCCTGGCTAACGCCGAGGAGGCAGGGCTGACCGTGGTTCGCGTCGGCGCTGGCCTGCCCGGCGTCGTCCGCGCCCCCCTCGGGGAGATCGTTCACAACGGTCCCACCATCCCCGGATGGAGCGGCAGCGACGTGCGCGGCACCATCACCGACCAACTCCCCCAGCCACTGCCCATCGCCATTCACAATGACGTGCGTGTGTGGGCCTACGGCGAGCACCGCCTCGGCGCCGGCCAGCGCCTCAAGGGCCGGGTCCTCTACATCTCGCTCGGCACCGGCGTCGGTGGCGCCATCATCGACGACGGTGTGCTGCTCGACGGCCCCACCGGCTCCGCCGGCGAGGTCTCCGAGATCGTCTGCGCGGACCTGCGTGGCATCGCTGACCGGGCCGAAAACATCGCCAGCGGGAACTCGCTGGCCCGCTACTACAACCGCCTCCACGAGGTCCCGCGCGAGCAGTGGCTCTCGCTCGGTCGCCTGGAGTGGAGCGACCCGCGCCCCGGCGACAAGCGGCTGCCGGAGGTCATCGACGATCCCCTGACCCGCGAAATCATCGACGGCAACCTGCGCGGCCTGGGCCGCAGCATTGGCGCTTTGTCCTCCGCGCTGGACCTGTCCGGGGTGGTCCTCGGCGGCGGCGTGGTCGGCATCGGTGAGCTGGTCACCGCGCCGCTCGTCGCCGGCATCCGGGAGGCGTGCCTGGTCCCGCAGCGCGACATGCCCATCGTCCCCAGTTCCGAACTCGCCCATTCCCCGCTGCTCGGCGCCGCCGCTTTGGCGCGCGACCTGGCAGTGACCATCCCCTCCACGTCGAACTAG
- a CDS encoding putative N-acetylmannosamine-6-phosphate 2-epimerase, producing MTFTFASTDIAARRAEIVDAISGKLIVSVQAPTGHALRDTHSLTHIARAVVDGGSPAVRCGGYGGLEDIESIATAVDVPVFGLTKEGTEGVYITPSVASVRAVARAGAAVVCADCTFRENHDGSSVADLVAAAHEEGVLLMADCATPEEAAAAYEAGADIVSTTLAGYTEHREATKGPDLECVSKARELMGPDAVLIGEGRYHNPDHVAAGFEAGASAVIVGTAITDPAWITRAFTAATPAALN from the coding sequence ATGACCTTCACCTTCGCTTCCACCGACATCGCCGCCCGGCGCGCCGAGATCGTCGACGCCATCTCGGGCAAGCTCATCGTCTCCGTGCAGGCCCCCACCGGCCACGCCCTGCGCGACACTCACAGCCTCACCCACATCGCCCGCGCCGTCGTCGACGGCGGTTCGCCGGCCGTGCGCTGCGGCGGCTACGGCGGACTGGAGGATATCGAGTCCATCGCCACCGCCGTCGACGTCCCCGTGTTCGGCCTCACCAAGGAGGGCACCGAGGGCGTGTACATCACCCCGTCGGTGGCCTCCGTGCGCGCCGTCGCCCGTGCTGGTGCCGCGGTGGTGTGCGCGGACTGCACCTTCCGCGAGAACCACGATGGCTCCTCGGTGGCGGACCTGGTAGCGGCGGCCCACGAGGAGGGCGTTCTGCTCATGGCCGACTGCGCCACCCCGGAAGAGGCAGCCGCGGCCTACGAGGCCGGCGCTGACATCGTCTCCACTACGCTGGCCGGCTACACCGAGCACCGCGAGGCCACGAAGGGCCCCGATCTGGAGTGCGTGAGCAAGGCTCGCGAGCTCATGGGTCCCGACGCCGTGCTCATCGGTGAAGGTCGCTACCACAACCCCGATCACGTCGCTGCCGGCTTCGAAGCTGGTGCGTCGGCTGTCATCGTCGGTACGGCGATCACCGACCCGGCGTGGATCACCCGCGCCTTTACGGCCGCGACTCCGGCGGCGCTGAACTAA
- a CDS encoding sodium:solute symporter, which produces MTNHEFGALNWLVLGVYLLLMLGVGIYFARRAGDSNEEYFKAGGRIPAWAAGFSIYATTLSAITFMSTPEKAFLTDWAYSAGNLAIFVMVPLLVGYYVPFFRKLDVTTAYEYLEERFGVSLRIIGSLLFVLYHLGRIAIVIYLPTLAITSVADINPIIIATIVGVLCIIYTFLGGMEGVIWSDVIQGILLLGGAATIVVAAMALTPGGFGPALADAASQGKFYSGENFSASNLANTIPIIFLGSCMNNLHQYTASQDVVQRYQTTPNIEATRKSLYVNGLLALITIPLFYGMGTALFNYYEANGGLPEGVNTSAIVPFFIITVLPAGLAGLLIGAIFAAAQSTISSSLNSISACVVVDLRNRFGKGEASVTFSRLVIIAAGVFSMVAAVYLIATDKSDLWDLFLALTGLFGVPLAAVFALGIFHQSTNQQGVLIGLVGGAIAAYLAKQLEIGPFVISIMAFIATWAVGWAASIPFKNLPSNRHDIRALTVKGLKETYTRRG; this is translated from the coding sequence ATGACGAACCACGAATTCGGCGCGCTGAACTGGCTAGTTCTCGGCGTGTACCTGCTACTCATGCTCGGCGTGGGCATCTACTTCGCCCGCCGCGCCGGCGACAGCAACGAAGAATACTTCAAGGCCGGCGGTCGCATCCCGGCCTGGGCAGCCGGCTTCTCCATCTATGCCACCACGCTGTCGGCCATCACCTTTATGTCCACTCCTGAGAAGGCCTTCCTCACCGACTGGGCCTACTCCGCCGGCAACCTCGCCATCTTCGTCATGGTGCCGCTGCTCGTCGGCTACTACGTCCCCTTCTTCCGCAAGCTCGACGTCACCACCGCCTACGAGTACCTTGAGGAGCGCTTCGGCGTCAGCCTGCGCATTATCGGCTCGCTGCTCTTCGTGCTCTACCACCTGGGTCGCATCGCCATCGTCATCTACCTGCCGACGCTCGCCATCACCTCGGTCGCGGACATCAACCCGATCATCATCGCCACCATCGTTGGCGTGCTGTGCATCATCTACACCTTCCTCGGCGGCATGGAGGGCGTCATCTGGTCCGACGTCATCCAGGGCATCCTCCTGCTCGGCGGCGCAGCCACCATCGTGGTCGCCGCCATGGCGCTCACCCCGGGCGGCTTCGGCCCCGCGCTCGCCGACGCCGCATCGCAGGGCAAGTTCTACTCCGGCGAGAACTTCTCGGCCTCCAACCTGGCCAACACCATCCCGATCATCTTCCTCGGCTCGTGCATGAACAACCTGCACCAGTACACCGCCTCCCAGGACGTGGTGCAGCGCTACCAGACCACCCCGAACATTGAGGCCACCCGCAAGTCCCTCTACGTCAACGGCCTGCTCGCCCTCATCACCATCCCGCTCTTCTACGGCATGGGCACCGCGCTGTTCAACTACTACGAGGCCAACGGCGGCCTGCCGGAGGGCGTCAACACCTCTGCCATCGTCCCCTTCTTCATCATCACCGTGCTGCCCGCCGGCCTGGCCGGACTGCTCATCGGCGCCATCTTCGCCGCCGCTCAGTCCACCATCTCCTCCTCGCTCAACTCCATCTCCGCGTGCGTGGTCGTTGACCTGCGTAACCGCTTCGGCAAGGGCGAGGCCTCGGTGACCTTCTCCCGCCTCGTCATCATCGCCGCTGGCGTGTTCTCCATGGTCGCCGCCGTCTACCTCATCGCCACCGACAAGTCCGACCTGTGGGACCTCTTCCTCGCCCTCACTGGCCTCTTCGGCGTCCCACTGGCAGCCGTCTTCGCCCTGGGTATCTTCCACCAGAGCACGAACCAGCAGGGTGTGCTCATCGGCCTCGTCGGCGGCGCCATCGCCGCGTACCTCGCCAAGCAGCTGGAGATCGGCCCGTTCGTTATCTCCATCATGGCGTTTATCGCCACCTGGGCCGTGGGCTGGGCCGCGAGCATCCCCTTCAAGAACCTGCCCAGCAACCGCCACGACATCCGCGCCCTCACGGTGAAGGGTCTCAAGGAGACTTACACCCGCCGCGGCTAA
- a CDS encoding lactococcin 972 family bacteriocin produces MSKNKWLAAGAVVFLLAGGGIVATTYNPQGGSFSEAPAEGGQWEHGSSAGRTWSHFLHDQSHGARIKGREDVDSGCVPGGEWARAQGPSRILVILGDEQEYYLC; encoded by the coding sequence ATCTCAAAAAACAAATGGCTTGCGGCCGGGGCAGTAGTCTTCCTCCTCGCAGGCGGAGGAATTGTCGCTACTACCTATAATCCGCAGGGCGGATCTTTCTCCGAAGCTCCGGCGGAGGGCGGGCAGTGGGAACACGGTTCCTCAGCAGGAAGGACGTGGTCCCACTTCCTACACGACCAGTCGCATGGCGCGCGGATAAAGGGGCGAGAGGATGTTGACTCTGGCTGCGTTCCGGGCGGTGAATGGGCCCGAGCCCAGGGCCCGTCGCGGATCCTCGTGATCCTCGGCGACGAGCAGGAGTATTACCTCTGCTAG
- a CDS encoding ABC transporter ATP-binding protein encodes MTGGIKLVGAGKFVGEKKRRRNLWQGVDLTVEPGEVVALTGPSGCGKSTLLNCVGLLERLDAGRLTLLGEDVTDLPEGKRLKLRRKQIGYLFQDFALIDNESVFNNVALALPKGTKGRHGRVREVLDAVGVGELITDTVVQLSGGERQRVAIARLLARQPGIVLADEPTASLDRNNSAVVFEHLHALARGGSAVLVVSHDPWAMNQCDRIEELMNK; translated from the coding sequence ATGACAGGTGGAATCAAGCTAGTAGGTGCCGGAAAATTCGTCGGAGAAAAGAAGCGCCGACGCAACCTGTGGCAGGGGGTGGACCTGACCGTCGAGCCCGGGGAAGTAGTCGCTCTGACGGGGCCTTCCGGGTGCGGAAAATCCACCCTTCTTAACTGCGTGGGTTTGCTGGAACGCCTCGACGCCGGCAGGCTCACCCTGCTCGGCGAGGATGTGACGGACCTGCCAGAGGGCAAGCGTCTCAAGCTGCGGCGTAAGCAGATCGGGTACTTGTTCCAAGATTTCGCGCTCATCGATAACGAGAGCGTGTTTAATAACGTCGCCCTAGCGCTACCAAAAGGCACGAAGGGCCGACACGGCAGGGTTCGAGAGGTGCTCGACGCCGTCGGCGTTGGAGAACTCATCACAGACACTGTTGTCCAGCTGTCTGGGGGCGAGCGCCAGCGGGTGGCCATCGCCAGGCTGCTGGCCCGCCAACCCGGGATCGTCCTGGCGGACGAACCGACGGCTTCGCTGGACCGAAACAACTCGGCCGTGGTTTTTGAGCATCTTCATGCCCTCGCGCGCGGCGGATCTGCGGTGCTGGTGGTGAGCCATGACCCGTGGGCCATGAATCAGTGTGACCGGATTGAGGAGTTGATGAATAAATGA